tcacaattatttttatcgctaactccagcaaaaaaaaaaacaacaagataTATTTTAGATCCATATTGGacatatttgaattttgaaatagAGAGTGAGAAGGAAATGACATCCCGTCAACAACAAATGCAGCAGCATGCTAATGCACCAAAAAGAAAAGTGGGTAAAGGAGCCAACCAAGGTCCACCACCTTCATATAGTATACCCGTAAAACGTTTAAAGGATGGAGAAGGGGCTCAGAGCACCGATAAAGCAAAAGGCCAAGAACAATTGCAAACCATGAAATTTATGCAACAGAAGCAAAGTGAACCCGAACAGGCGGGCCATCTTCGCCAGTTGGGCAATGAACAGAAACCATCGATTGATAGGTCTCAAATGCTAGGACAACAACAGAAAAATGAAACCAATGAATCCCGTTCACAGAGATATTCGGATGAGTCTTTATCTTCGAAATATGACAACTATGTTACTAGACAATCTTTCCCCGGCCAAAGTGATCTCGATGAGTTGCTCTCACAAAAGGATCTATCTGCCAATTTAACAGACGATATATTTCGTAATTTTGATGTTGATATAAAGGACGAGGCTGGCTTCAATGTCAACGAAATAAATGATATTCTCAAAGAGGAAAATCAAAGGGAATTCGATGAAGAGGATGAGGAGAAAATAAAGTCTGGATTTAGTATAAAAATGGATTCAAAACAAATTATGTCTCGTGTAAAGAGCTTACCATTGGACGAACCACCGCCGGCATGTTCCATTCTAAGTGATAATGCTGCTCCTCCCTATCCACCAGATTGCCCACCACAACGTTTAACCAGGGAACAATTATTGCCACCAACACCCTCTGTTCATTTGGAGAATAAGAAGCATGCATTCAGTCCCCAACTGCAAGAATTTTGTCTCAAACATCCAATTGCCGTTGTACGAGGACTTGCTGGTGCTTTGAAATTGGATTTGGGCTTATTCTCCACCAAGACATTAGTCGAAGCCAATCCTGACCACAGCGTTGAGGTTAGGACGCAAGTTCATCAGCAGCCCGATGAAAATTGGGATTCTACACAAGCAAAGCGTGTTTGGGCCTGCATATCCCATAGATCTCATACCACTATTGCAAAATATGCCCAATACCAGGCTTCAGGTTTTCTGGAAAGTTTAAAAGAAGAACGCGAAAAAGGCGGATCTCAAGGTGTTCAGACAATGTCCGATTCCGATTCGAAAGACTCATTGAGCAGTGCCTCAATATGTGGCAAGAAGAAGAAACCCAAGAATGCCAATAAAATGCTAAGATTCGGCACGAATGTTGATTTGTCCGATGAACGTAAGTGGCGCCCTCAACTGGCCGAACTTCAAAAACTACCAGCATTTGGTAGAGTAATATCCGCTGCAAATATGTTATCCCATGTGGGTCATGTTATTTTGGGTATGAATACAGTTCAATTATATATGAAAGTGCCAGGAAGTCGAACTCCTGGACATCAAGAGAACAACAATTTCTGTTCAATTAATATCAACATAGGTCCTGGAGATTGTGAGTGGTTCGCTGTCCCCGATGCCTATTGGGGAGGTATACACAATCTATGTGAAATTAACAACATCAGTTATTTACATGGGTCTTGGTGGCCTGTCTTGGATGATCTATACAAGGAGAATATACCCGTATATCGATTTATACAACGCCCCGGAGATTTAGTTTGGGTCAATGCTGGTTGTGTTCACTGGGTCCAATCGGTTGGTTGGTGCAATAATATTGCATGGAATGTTGGACCCCTCACTGCTCGCCAATATTCCCTGGCTGTGGAACGCTACGAATGGAATAagctacaaaatttcaagagcATTGTTCCAATGGTACATCTCAGCTGGAATCTTGCTCGAAATATTCGCGTTTCCGATCCGAAACTGTTCGATCTGGTCCGTACGTGTTTACTACAAACATTGAAAAATGTTATGCATACTCTGGAATATGTTAAATCCAAAGGGGTTGTGGTCCGTTTCCATGGAAGGGGCAAAAATGAGGCATCCCATTACTGTGGTCAATGTGAAGTGGAAGTCTTTAATATACTCTTtataagagaacaagagaaacgCCATGTTGTCCATTGCATGGCATGTGCGCGTAAACAATCACCGAATCTACAAGGGAttgtatgcttggaagaataccGTCTATCAGAGCTCTGCCAAATATATGACGCCTTTACGCTCTATAAAACTAATGCACTGCCGCAAAATTTACCAATAAGCCACTAaagtaaattaataaaataaataatagtatTTATATATATCCGTAAATAAAAATCGGTATTTTTTATTTGCCCATGATGGGTAGGGGAGAGATTTGAGGTTATCGTTTCAATAATAGTACCATAGACACTCCATAAAAGGCAATCAGAAACATCACATCAATGAGTGCAAAcagattctatttttattttaatattattggaCCTTCTAAATACGATTGCTTTAACGCATAATGTGTGCAGCACCAATCGGGCTTacgatttatattattttttcataagGGACAAGCTAACACTTTTCTTGTATCAATGAGTACAGTATGATCTAatgttgtttcagtaaaaagggCGCTCATTATAACTTTGGTAAGATCCAAAAGTGGTGATGTAGAATAGTGAGCCAACATGTcatgaaatagaaaaattaatattaccTCGTACATATAGACCTTTAATAATGTTCaacatcaaatttttatgttggGCTGAATCCGCTTTCCATACCGTTAAAAGAACTACATACATACGTCAAAAGACGACTAGGCAATTTAGAAAAGTTCGCGATCtcagaaaaaaagaataaacaacaGGTACACTAAAATTCAaatacactgtggaacagggtattataagttaatgcatatgtttgtaactagACCGATCAAAACCGGTGGACCGGATTGACTTCTTaaacctacacacaaaatttttttttctgaaattaattgatccaattaatttttaattgaaatgtcttcaatcacagaaatgatagtatcaattaaaaaattaattgaaggtcaattaaaaagttaattgatccaattaaaaaattaattgatacaattatttttgtgattgatttttgtttcaattaaaaaattttttgaatcaattaaatttttaattaaaattttaattggaaaaattttcgcgaatttttttgtgtatattgtCGATTTTCGATTCAGATATATATTCAGATATTCGATTCAGAtatattagatatagctcccatatatatctttcgcccgatattcactTATATAGCCCAAGAAGCCAGCATTTtaccccgatttacttgaaattttgtacaagaagtaCAGTCtagtgtccaaaattttattcaaaattggttcacatttagatatagctcccataaagctttcgtccgatatggcctTATATGGacacagaagctagagttttaccctgatttgcttgaaattttgcacaaggagtacaattagtactgttgtcaagtgtgctaaatttcagatttagatatagctcccttatatatctttcacccgatatgggcttatattgccccagaagccagagttttatttttttattttttttattaattacgaCAATACAATAAGCCAGAAAGGCCAATAATAGCGCATTGCCTCTATaactaattaattatataaaatctaaaataaatttactatttaattaAAGAACAATATGACtgcatttttaaaaaagtgtaggatatataaatgcaaatcaaataagcaaaaatattgttataactaattaattatataaaatctaaaataaatttaccatttaattaaataacaatatgaatgaatttttagaaaaagtgtagaatatataagtgcaaacgaaataagcaaaaataaagcaaataataaaaataaaactaagaaataaaaaataaaaatatggctaAAGGTTCAAATAATATCCACCAATACTTATTCCAGAAAATAAGGATAACTACCATTAGCAATGACAGACatctttattaattaatatttatcctgatttgcttgaaatttcgcacaaggagtacaattagtagggttatcaagtgtgctaaatttgattgaaatcggttcagatttagatgtagctcccatatatatatatatatctttcgtccgattgaccacagaggtcaaatttgtaattcgatttaagtgaaattttgcacagtgagtaaaattaacattgtaactatgcatgccaaattttattgaaatcggttcagatatagatatagcacccatatagggtGAGTGCAACAAATATGGTACaggctggtaatgtggtatagtagctttttgttttgttttgtttgttttgtttattcatTCAATATAATACAAAGGCCTAGTGGCCCATATAGTGTATAACACAGTAATAGATCATAACCATAGGctacagaaaaaaactttaaaattaaaatccttaCAACTAAATAAATACACATCACAACCAGTTTCCCAAATCTAATACACTGAAATAATAATTCAAGtagtacaaaaaaattataaataactaGTAAATAACCCCGTGTTAGCAACAAAAACTAAAGAACAGCGATGAAATAGTCAGTCAAGCGAAAAAAGAAAGATTTTTAGACATCAGGCATTAAAATACTCATAAAGTTTCAGTCGAAAGACATTATTACATTGAGAGAAAATACGTAAAGAATAGGGCAACCCATTCCAGCACCGAGCAATCCTGACAACAAAAGACCTCATGTAAACAGAATTCCTCAAAAGAGGAATGAGTAATTCTCTATCTAATATACTTACGAATAACTAAACCAAGCTGAATAGATTATGGCTGTCagataatgaagcaatcaaagatcagtttgatttttgcaaccctttctttgtgccagttgaaagaattcacatttttttatggttcttaatcatttcgttttgtgtgaaggtatattttcaatttattaattttcgtttGTAAATAACTGGCGGGTActaaataagcataaaatgtatgcgattgcgatacatatattgcatttatttttttacaaaaaaatcttaatgtcttttaataaattcgtaaatatatctgaaattatgggtttcttatttttcgctcatagttccgtggatggctaacactagtaacatgaatgtggtaaaatcttcggagaaaaacaaaaaatatggccATCGAAAAAGAAATGGGTATAtcacatttgctgcactcaccctatacgttttctgatttcggcaaaaaaatgagcaaaatatccacattttctttgtaaatggccactgctaagtcgaaaaattgtaaatattacacaaattttcctatacttctaacacacatctatcgatcgataaatcataaatacactttcgcGAAGTTGCCtataaattgcttcaaatttaaatgtttcacatgtgttttactaacattgtgttccaccccaggacatgagccaacataaatttaaagtctGTAGATTctatagaagtctaacaaattttgtccagattgagtcagatttaaatgtatgtatttgaaaacaaaaacctttatataaagggtggttaaattgtaagggccgatgttgaatgtgaaccacacctaaacgccaagttttttcgaattttatttgacatttctctatttcagacatactcaatttgaaccatggagagatacacaatccaacaacgtgttaaatggttccaagaaatggcaacagtggatgatcaattttcaaagaaaatcatcttcagtgatgagttacattttcacctcagtggattcgtcaataaacagaatttccgcaattgggcgaatgagaatccaagagtgattgtcgaaaaaccaatgcatccACAAAgattgactgtttggtgcggtttatgggctggcggcatcatcgggccgtattttttccaaaatgaggccggtcaggcagttactgtgaatggtgttcgctatcgtaagatgat
This is a stretch of genomic DNA from Haematobia irritans isolate KBUSLIRL chromosome 4, ASM5000362v1, whole genome shotgun sequence. It encodes these proteins:
- the Utx gene encoding utx histone demethylase, whose product is MTSRQQQMQQHANAPKRKVGKGANQGPPPSYSIPVKRLKDGEGAQSTDKAKGQEQLQTMKFMQQKQSEPEQAGHLRQLGNEQKPSIDRSQMLGQQQKNETNESRSQRYSDESLSSKYDNYVTRQSFPGQSDLDELLSQKDLSANLTDDIFRNFDVDIKDEAGFNVNEINDILKEENQREFDEEDEEKIKSGFSIKMDSKQIMSRVKSLPLDEPPPACSILSDNAAPPYPPDCPPQRLTREQLLPPTPSVHLENKKHAFSPQLQEFCLKHPIAVVRGLAGALKLDLGLFSTKTLVEANPDHSVEVRTQVHQQPDENWDSTQAKRVWACISHRSHTTIAKYAQYQASGFLESLKEEREKGGSQGVQTMSDSDSKDSLSSASICGKKKKPKNANKMLRFGTNVDLSDERKWRPQLAELQKLPAFGRVISAANMLSHVGHVILGMNTVQLYMKVPGSRTPGHQENNNFCSININIGPGDCEWFAVPDAYWGGIHNLCEINNISYLHGSWWPVLDDLYKENIPVYRFIQRPGDLVWVNAGCVHWVQSVGWCNNIAWNVGPLTARQYSLAVERYEWNKLQNFKSIVPMVHLSWNLARNIRVSDPKLFDLVRTCLLQTLKNVMHTLEYVKSKGVVVRFHGRGKNEASHYCGQCEVEVFNILFIREQEKRHVVHCMACARKQSPNLQGIVCLEEYRLSELCQIYDAFTLYKTNALPQNLPISH